One stretch of Alcaligenes faecalis DNA includes these proteins:
- the priB gene encoding primosomal replication protein N, translating into MNQFSLAGQLIDIKPLRYTPAGVPALELVLEHESSVMEAGHSRQIVLTMQVVALGNNALGLADTPLGARLQLQGFIAPARKGSTRLVLHVQHYQRHFPGQGSVTV; encoded by the coding sequence GTGAACCAGTTCTCTCTTGCCGGTCAGCTTATCGACATCAAGCCTTTGCGTTATACGCCGGCGGGTGTCCCAGCTCTGGAATTGGTCCTGGAACACGAATCTTCCGTAATGGAAGCCGGTCACTCCCGGCAAATCGTCTTGACGATGCAGGTAGTGGCTCTGGGAAATAATGCATTGGGTCTGGCAGACACTCCTTTGGGAGCCCGTTTGCAGCTACAAGGTTTTATTGCCCCCGCCCGTAAAGGCTCGACGCGACTGGTGCTGCATGTACAGCACTATCAGCGTCACTTTCCGGGACAAGGCTCTGTTACGGTTTGA
- the rpsR gene encoding 30S ribosomal protein S18 yields the protein MAFRRGKDKKRKFAQQNPLFKRRKFCRFTVAGVEEIDYKDLDTLRDFIQENGKIIPARLTGTKAHYQRQLDTAVKRARFLALLPYTDNHK from the coding sequence ATGGCTTTCCGTAGAGGCAAAGACAAAAAACGCAAATTTGCACAACAGAACCCACTGTTCAAGCGCCGCAAATTCTGCCGCTTCACCGTCGCTGGCGTTGAAGAAATTGATTACAAAGATCTGGACACCCTGCGTGATTTCATCCAGGAAAATGGCAAGATCATCCCTGCACGTTTGACGGGCACCAAAGCTCACTACCAGCGTCAGCTGGACACCGCTGTCAAGCGCGCTCGTTTCCTGGCTCTGTTGCCGTACACCGACAACCACAAATAA
- the rplI gene encoding 50S ribosomal protein L9, translated as MQVILLEKVANLGNLGDVVRVRDGYARNFLLPRKVARRATAAALQEFEARRAELEKLQAEKLAAAQAQNEKLNGQTFTLVQKAGVDGRLFGSVTTMDIAAALQNAGFADLVKTQVRLPDGHLKAIGEYPVQVVLHPDVIAEISVVVQGDVA; from the coding sequence ATGCAAGTTATTTTGCTCGAAAAAGTCGCCAACCTGGGTAATCTGGGTGACGTTGTGCGCGTACGTGATGGTTACGCCCGTAATTTCCTGCTGCCACGCAAAGTTGCCCGCCGTGCTACGGCTGCTGCTCTGCAAGAGTTCGAAGCACGTCGTGCCGAACTGGAAAAGCTGCAAGCTGAAAAGCTGGCCGCTGCTCAGGCTCAGAACGAAAAGCTGAACGGCCAAACTTTCACCCTGGTTCAAAAAGCCGGCGTGGACGGTCGTTTGTTCGGCTCCGTGACCACCATGGACATCGCTGCTGCATTGCAAAATGCTGGCTTTGCCGACCTGGTCAAGACTCAGGTTCGTCTGCCAGACGGTCACCTGAAAGCTATCGGCGAGTACCCCGTTCAGGTTGTTCTGCACCCTGACGTGATCGCTGAAATCAGCGTTGTGGTTCAAGGCGACGTAGCCTAA
- a CDS encoding replicative DNA helicase codes for MESKSAKSDSTLDYLRVPPHSIEAEQSVLGGLLLDNAAFDRVADIVTDEDFYRFDHKLIWQHITRLIGLARPADVVTVFESLSVAGKQEEVGGLAYLNALAHNTPSAANIRRYAEIVRERSTLRKLVTVADDISSAAFNPQGKEARQILDEAETRVFQIAQEGARGSQGFLEIQPLLSQVVERIDELYHREGDSEVTGVPTGFADLDKMTSGLQAGDLVIVAGRPSMGKTSFSMNIGEHVAIAQGLPVAVFSMEMGAVQLAMRMVGSVGLLDQHRMRTGKLTADDWPRLTHAVQQVQEAQIYIDETPGLSSMEVRARARRLARQCGQLGLIIIDYLQLMSSSGGENRATEISEISRSLKGLAKELNCPLIALSQLNRSLEQRPNKRPVMSDLRESGAIEQDADLILFIYRDEVYNPDSPDKGTAEIIIGKQRNGPIGSVRLTFAGASTRFLDYMPT; via the coding sequence ATGGAAAGCAAGTCAGCCAAATCCGATTCAACGCTGGATTACCTTAGGGTCCCACCTCATTCCATTGAGGCGGAGCAGTCGGTGCTCGGTGGCTTGTTGCTCGATAATGCCGCGTTTGACCGTGTGGCCGATATTGTCACCGACGAGGATTTTTATCGTTTTGATCACAAGCTGATCTGGCAACACATTACCCGCTTGATTGGTCTGGCCCGTCCTGCCGACGTGGTCACGGTGTTTGAGTCCCTGTCGGTGGCGGGCAAGCAGGAAGAGGTGGGCGGCCTGGCGTATCTGAATGCGCTGGCTCACAACACGCCCTCGGCGGCCAACATTCGTCGCTACGCCGAGATCGTGCGCGAGCGCTCCACGCTGCGCAAGCTGGTAACCGTTGCCGATGACATTTCCTCGGCAGCCTTCAACCCGCAGGGCAAGGAAGCCCGCCAGATTCTGGACGAAGCGGAAACCCGCGTGTTCCAGATCGCCCAGGAAGGAGCGCGAGGCTCGCAGGGCTTTCTGGAAATTCAGCCCTTGCTGAGCCAGGTGGTGGAACGTATTGACGAGCTCTACCACCGTGAAGGTGATTCGGAAGTTACCGGGGTGCCGACGGGCTTTGCGGATCTGGACAAGATGACCTCGGGTTTGCAAGCCGGTGACCTGGTGATTGTGGCGGGGCGTCCTTCCATGGGTAAAACCTCGTTCTCCATGAATATTGGCGAACACGTGGCTATTGCACAGGGCTTGCCCGTTGCCGTGTTTTCCATGGAAATGGGCGCGGTGCAGCTGGCCATGCGTATGGTGGGTTCGGTTGGTTTGCTGGACCAGCACCGCATGCGTACCGGCAAGCTGACTGCCGACGATTGGCCGCGCCTGACGCATGCCGTGCAGCAGGTGCAGGAAGCCCAGATTTACATTGATGAAACGCCCGGCCTGTCTTCTATGGAAGTGCGTGCACGGGCTCGACGACTGGCACGGCAGTGCGGCCAGCTTGGCTTGATCATCATCGACTACTTGCAGCTGATGTCTTCAAGCGGTGGCGAAAACCGGGCAACGGAAATTTCTGAAATCAGTCGTTCCTTGAAGGGTCTGGCCAAAGAGCTGAACTGCCCCTTGATTGCCTTGTCGCAGCTGAACCGCAGCCTGGAACAACGACCCAACAAACGTCCTGTGATGAGTGACTTGCGGGAATCGGGCGCTATTGAGCAGGATGCTGACTTGATCTTGTTTATTTACCGTGACGAGGTCTACAACCCTGACTCACCGGACAAGGGCACGGCTGAAATCATTATTGGTAAGCAGCGTAACGGTCCTATCGGTTCGGTTCGCTTGACCTTTGCCGGTGCCAGTACGCGCTTTCTGGATTACATGCCCACGTAA
- a CDS encoding bile acid:sodium symporter family protein has product MIKRLPIDPFLLKLFATVALASLLPAQGWGVPLFQHITQIAIALLFFLHGARLSREAIWGGLSHWRLHLLILSVTFLLFPVLGSGVAAVLRPWLTDNLYLGILFLACLPSTVQSAVALTAMARGNVPVSICSASASTLLGVFITPLLVGIMLAGATSAQATVSLEAVGKIMLQLFFPFVFGHLLRPLIGAWVMKRQQLLKVVDQGSILLVVYTAFSGAVVGGLWSSTPLSALGLIVLSNAVLLTLAQVLAWNLGRWLGFSFEDRVSLLMCGSNKSLSSGIPIANVIFPSAMVGPIILPIMLFHQWQLLVCAWLAKRLAARSGG; this is encoded by the coding sequence ATGATCAAGCGTTTGCCGATTGACCCGTTTTTGCTGAAGCTGTTTGCCACTGTTGCTCTTGCCAGTCTGCTGCCCGCCCAAGGTTGGGGCGTGCCGCTGTTTCAACACATCACGCAGATTGCCATTGCCCTGCTATTCTTTCTTCATGGTGCCCGCCTGTCACGCGAGGCCATCTGGGGCGGCTTGTCCCACTGGCGTTTGCACCTGCTGATTCTGTCCGTCACCTTCCTGCTCTTCCCTGTTCTGGGCAGTGGCGTGGCCGCCGTGCTGCGCCCCTGGTTAACCGACAATCTGTATCTGGGCATTCTGTTTCTGGCTTGCCTGCCCAGCACCGTGCAGTCTGCGGTGGCGCTGACCGCAATGGCACGGGGGAATGTGCCGGTGTCGATTTGCAGCGCCTCTGCCTCCACCTTGCTGGGCGTGTTCATCACTCCCCTGCTGGTCGGCATCATGCTGGCGGGTGCGACCAGTGCCCAGGCCACGGTGTCGCTGGAAGCCGTGGGGAAAATCATGCTGCAACTGTTTTTCCCCTTTGTCTTCGGACATCTGCTGCGCCCTTTGATCGGGGCCTGGGTGATGAAGCGCCAGCAACTGCTGAAAGTCGTGGATCAGGGATCGATTCTGCTGGTGGTGTATACGGCCTTTTCAGGCGCAGTGGTGGGTGGTCTATGGTCCTCCACCCCACTCAGTGCCTTGGGGCTGATTGTGCTGTCCAACGCCGTTCTGCTGACCCTGGCGCAAGTGCTGGCCTGGAACCTGGGGCGCTGGCTGGGCTTTTCCTTTGAGGACCGTGTCAGTCTGCTGATGTGCGGCTCCAATAAAAGCCTGAGCAGCGGCATCCCGATTGCCAACGTGATTTTCCCCAGCGCCATGGTGGGGCCCATCATCTTGCCGATCATGCTGTTTCACCAATGGCAGCTACTGGTGTGCGCGTGGCTGGCCAAGCGACTGGCTGCCCGCAGCGGGGGCTGA
- the pdxA gene encoding 4-hydroxythreonine-4-phosphate dehydrogenase PdxA, with amino-acid sequence MKRTAQPIGLTMGDAAGIGPEIIARLIVEGLPHPAVVYGDAGAMRRALTLIGAAQDWHVEEVEQPVCTPKGVIAVLNRWQALPEDLPYGEVHALAGRGAYEYLCHAIDDAQAGLIRAIVTAPLNKLAMQKGGIDAPGHTEILAERSHTEHYAMMLANEHLRSILVTIHEPLARVPSLISKERVLQTIRLAQLACTQAGIAKPRVAVAGLNPHAGEGGKFGLEDIEQITPAIEQACAEGIQASGPWPGDTIFMRARQGEFDIVVAQYHDQGLIPIKLLGLDEGVNVTVGLPFIRTSVDHGTAYDIAGQGKADASSLGYAYRMALSMSAHQA; translated from the coding sequence ATGAAACGTACCGCACAGCCCATCGGGCTGACCATGGGCGATGCCGCTGGCATAGGCCCGGAAATTATTGCCCGCCTGATTGTTGAAGGCTTGCCCCACCCCGCCGTGGTTTATGGCGATGCGGGCGCGATGCGCCGTGCCCTGACGCTGATTGGTGCCGCTCAAGACTGGCACGTCGAAGAAGTGGAGCAGCCCGTTTGCACGCCCAAGGGGGTGATTGCGGTACTGAATCGCTGGCAAGCCCTGCCTGAAGACCTGCCCTATGGCGAGGTTCACGCCCTGGCCGGACGCGGTGCCTACGAGTACCTGTGCCACGCCATTGATGATGCCCAGGCTGGCCTGATCCGTGCCATCGTCACCGCCCCGCTGAACAAGCTGGCCATGCAAAAAGGCGGTATTGATGCCCCCGGCCATACCGAGATTCTGGCCGAGCGCAGCCACACCGAGCACTACGCCATGATGCTGGCCAACGAGCATTTGCGCTCCATTCTGGTCACCATTCACGAACCGCTGGCCCGTGTCCCCTCCCTGATTAGCAAAGAACGCGTCTTGCAGACCATACGGCTGGCACAGCTGGCCTGCACCCAGGCCGGAATCGCCAAACCCCGCGTGGCGGTGGCCGGTCTGAACCCCCATGCTGGTGAAGGCGGCAAGTTTGGCCTGGAAGACATAGAGCAGATCACCCCGGCTATTGAACAAGCCTGCGCTGAAGGCATACAAGCCAGCGGCCCCTGGCCCGGCGATACGATTTTCATGCGGGCTCGTCAGGGGGAGTTTGATATTGTGGTAGCCCAATACCATGACCAGGGCCTGATTCCCATCAAGCTGCTGGGTCTGGACGAAGGCGTGAACGTGACGGTGGGCCTGCCCTTTATTCGCACCAGTGTGGACCACGGCACGGCGTACGACATTGCCGGACAGGGCAAGGCTGATGCCTCCTCTCTGGGCTATGCCTACCGTATGGCTCTTTCCATGAGCGCTCACCAAGCATGA
- a CDS encoding PhoH family protein yields the protein MPLPTLPTKLGTLLSEKDDSVILADPPVPLDEPETPPASPKAAPSKAAATPRSKKPAPVKTAPAAPAAAPAPASVAKAAPSKSAAASPAQAPKPVASAASKRTRLAPTQRKLFVLDTNVLLHDSNSLFKFEEHDIFLPMMVLEELDHQKKGLSEVARNARQVSRSLEGLVGDHGLDKPINLDGIGNTEARGAVTFQTSALDTTLPIQLPLGKADNAILAVVNALTQSMPKREVVLVSKDINMRLKAKALGLLAEDYRHDHVLDDSDLLYDGVMPLPDNFWTKHGKNMESWQQGGTTFYRISGPLCSQFMVNQFVFTEGDDPLYAQVRETAGNTAVLATLRDYSHGKNNVWGITARNREQNFALNLLMNPDFDFVSLLGHAGTGKTLLALASALTQTLETKRYNEIIITRATVPVGDDIGFLPGTEEEKMQPWMGALEDNLEVLHLGTGKSSNNLNNPQGTEAPRNSTMELVRSKIKVKSLSFMRGRTFMNKFLIIDEAQNLTPKQMKTLVTRAGPGTKIVCLGNIAQIDTPYLTEGSSGLTYVVDRFKGWPHAGHITLQRGERSRLADYASDAL from the coding sequence ATGCCGCTACCAACGTTGCCCACCAAGCTGGGAACCCTGCTTAGCGAAAAAGATGACAGTGTCATCCTTGCCGATCCACCCGTACCACTAGACGAACCCGAGACTCCCCCCGCCAGCCCCAAAGCCGCCCCCAGCAAAGCGGCTGCTACGCCACGCTCCAAAAAGCCTGCGCCCGTCAAAACGGCGCCCGCGGCCCCCGCAGCAGCGCCTGCGCCCGCCAGTGTGGCCAAAGCAGCTCCCAGCAAAAGCGCTGCCGCCAGCCCTGCCCAGGCTCCCAAGCCTGTCGCCAGCGCAGCCAGCAAACGCACCCGTCTGGCCCCCACCCAGCGCAAATTGTTTGTGCTGGATACCAACGTCTTGCTGCACGACTCCAATTCGCTGTTCAAGTTTGAAGAGCACGACATCTTCCTGCCCATGATGGTGCTCGAAGAGCTGGATCACCAGAAAAAGGGCCTGTCTGAAGTGGCTCGCAATGCGCGTCAGGTCAGCCGCTCTCTGGAAGGTCTGGTGGGCGATCATGGTCTGGACAAGCCCATCAATCTGGATGGCATCGGCAATACCGAAGCGCGTGGCGCCGTCACCTTCCAGACCAGCGCTCTGGATACCACCCTGCCTATCCAGCTGCCGTTGGGCAAGGCGGACAATGCCATTCTGGCCGTGGTCAATGCCCTGACCCAGAGCATGCCCAAACGCGAAGTGGTGCTGGTGTCCAAAGACATCAATATGCGCCTGAAGGCCAAGGCACTGGGCCTGCTGGCCGAAGACTACCGCCACGATCACGTTCTGGATGACTCCGACCTGCTGTATGACGGTGTCATGCCCTTGCCGGACAATTTCTGGACCAAGCACGGCAAGAACATGGAATCCTGGCAACAGGGTGGCACCACCTTCTACCGCATCAGCGGGCCGCTGTGTAGCCAGTTCATGGTCAACCAGTTCGTGTTTACCGAAGGCGACGACCCCTTGTATGCCCAGGTACGCGAAACAGCCGGCAATACCGCGGTACTGGCCACCTTGCGCGACTACAGTCACGGCAAGAACAACGTCTGGGGCATTACTGCTCGCAACCGCGAACAGAACTTTGCCCTGAACCTGTTGATGAACCCGGATTTTGATTTCGTCTCCCTGCTGGGCCATGCCGGTACGGGTAAGACGCTGCTGGCCCTGGCCAGTGCGCTGACCCAAACCCTGGAGACCAAGCGCTACAACGAGATCATCATCACCCGGGCCACCGTGCCGGTGGGGGATGACATTGGCTTCCTGCCCGGTACCGAGGAAGAGAAAATGCAGCCCTGGATGGGTGCGCTGGAAGACAACCTGGAAGTCCTGCATCTGGGCACCGGCAAGTCCTCCAACAACCTGAACAATCCGCAAGGCACCGAGGCTCCACGCAACTCCACCATGGAACTGGTGCGCTCCAAGATCAAGGTCAAATCCCTGAGCTTCATGCGGGGTCGTACCTTCATGAACAAGTTCCTGATCATCGACGAGGCCCAGAACCTGACGCCCAAGCAGATGAAAACACTGGTGACGCGCGCCGGTCCAGGAACTAAAATTGTCTGCTTGGGCAATATTGCCCAGATCGACACGCCCTACCTGACCGAGGGCAGTTCGGGGCTGACCTACGTGGTAGACCGATTCAAAGGCTGGCCGCATGCAGGCCACATTACCTTGCAACGTGGTGAGCGCTCCCGTCTGGCCGATTACGCCAGCGACGCACTCTAA
- a CDS encoding peroxiredoxin → MTALQIGAPIPDFSVPSTQGEFSAADLKGKMTVLYFYPKDNTPGCTTESQNFRDVLPEFQAAGAQIIGVSRDSLGSHERFIDKQALTFPLLADTEERLCELFGVMKMKNMYGKQVRGIERSTFLIDAQGVLIQEWRGIKVPGHVQAVLQAVQQAA, encoded by the coding sequence ATGACAGCCCTACAAATTGGTGCCCCCATCCCCGACTTTTCCGTGCCCTCCACCCAGGGCGAGTTCAGCGCCGCTGACCTGAAAGGAAAAATGACAGTGTTGTACTTTTACCCCAAAGACAACACGCCGGGCTGCACCACCGAGTCCCAGAATTTCCGCGACGTCCTGCCTGAATTCCAGGCCGCAGGCGCGCAAATCATTGGCGTTTCGCGCGACTCGCTGGGTTCGCACGAACGTTTTATCGACAAGCAAGCCCTGACTTTCCCTTTGCTTGCCGACACCGAAGAGCGCTTGTGCGAACTGTTTGGGGTCATGAAAATGAAAAACATGTACGGTAAACAGGTACGTGGCATCGAGCGCAGCACCTTTTTGATCGACGCCCAAGGTGTGTTGATTCAAGAATGGCGTGGCATCAAAGTGCCCGGCCACGTTCAAGCTGTATTACAGGCTGTCCAGCAAGCAGCCTGA
- a CDS encoding Mth938-like domain-containing protein gives MQLQREHNPALNAITAYGEDYVAINFQNHDHSIFFSPEGPVQDLAIQSASELTAVLLRRIAGLESVKQDPMAFLDDAPPARPDNAPELILIGTGQRQHFLHPAVTQEMLQWGIGVEIMDTQAAARTYNILMSEGRRVVAALLIQEKA, from the coding sequence GTGCAACTGCAACGCGAACACAATCCAGCCTTAAATGCCATCACCGCTTACGGTGAAGACTATGTGGCGATCAACTTTCAAAACCACGATCATTCCATCTTCTTCAGTCCCGAAGGTCCGGTTCAGGACCTGGCCATTCAAAGCGCTTCCGAGCTGACAGCCGTGCTGCTGCGCCGGATTGCCGGACTGGAATCGGTCAAGCAAGATCCCATGGCCTTTCTGGACGACGCCCCACCGGCGCGCCCTGACAATGCCCCCGAATTGATTTTGATTGGTACTGGCCAGCGCCAGCACTTTTTGCACCCCGCTGTCACGCAGGAAATGCTGCAGTGGGGCATAGGTGTGGAAATCATGGATACCCAGGCCGCCGCCAGAACCTACAATATCCTCATGTCCGAAGGCCGCAGAGTCGTCGCCGCCTTACTCATACAGGAAAAAGCATGA
- the alaC gene encoding alanine transaminase, with amino-acid sequence MIRFPRIERLPPYVFNITGELKMAARRRGEDIIDMSMGNPDGATPAHIVEKLVEAATRPDTHGYSVSKGIPRLRRAVTNWYERRYNVHLDPDSEAIVTIGSKEGLAHLMLATLDKGDTVLVPNPSYPIHIYGAVIAGANIRSVPMVPGVDFFEEIEKAVRESIPKPKMMILGFPSNPTAQCVELSFFERIVALAREHNILVVHDLAYADITFDGYVAPSIMQVEGARDVAVEFFTMSKSYNMAGWRIGFMVGNESLVNALARIKSYHDYGTFTPIQVAAIAALEGPQDCVNEVVEQYRRRRDVLAKGLHEAGWMVDVPKASMYIWAKIPEFYKDIGSLEFAKRLLSDAKVAVSPGIGFGEYGDNYVRFALIENEQRTRQAVRGIKEMFRKDGFVQ; translated from the coding sequence ATGATTCGCTTTCCGCGCATCGAGCGTTTGCCGCCTTACGTGTTCAACATTACTGGCGAGCTGAAAATGGCCGCCCGCCGTCGTGGCGAGGACATTATCGATATGTCCATGGGGAACCCGGACGGAGCGACACCGGCGCACATCGTGGAAAAGCTGGTCGAGGCGGCCACCCGCCCGGACACTCATGGATATTCTGTCTCCAAAGGTATCCCGCGTCTGCGCCGGGCCGTGACCAATTGGTACGAGCGCCGCTACAATGTGCACTTGGATCCTGATAGTGAAGCGATCGTTACCATCGGTTCCAAAGAAGGTCTGGCCCACTTGATGCTGGCAACCCTGGACAAGGGCGACACCGTGCTGGTGCCCAACCCCAGCTACCCCATTCATATTTATGGTGCCGTCATTGCCGGCGCGAATATCCGTTCGGTGCCCATGGTCCCTGGCGTGGACTTTTTCGAGGAAATCGAAAAAGCCGTGCGGGAGTCCATTCCCAAGCCCAAAATGATGATTCTGGGTTTCCCCAGCAATCCGACGGCCCAGTGCGTGGAGCTGTCCTTTTTTGAGCGTATTGTGGCGCTGGCACGCGAGCACAATATTCTGGTGGTACATGATCTGGCCTATGCCGACATTACCTTTGACGGCTACGTGGCCCCCTCCATCATGCAGGTGGAAGGCGCGCGCGATGTAGCGGTCGAGTTTTTTACCATGAGCAAAAGCTACAATATGGCCGGCTGGCGTATTGGCTTCATGGTGGGGAACGAGTCCTTGGTCAATGCCCTGGCACGTATCAAGAGCTATCACGACTACGGCACCTTCACACCGATTCAGGTGGCCGCCATTGCGGCGCTGGAAGGGCCACAAGATTGTGTCAACGAGGTGGTGGAGCAGTACCGCCGCCGTCGCGACGTACTGGCCAAGGGCCTGCATGAAGCAGGCTGGATGGTCGATGTCCCCAAGGCATCAATGTATATCTGGGCCAAGATTCCCGAGTTCTACAAGGACATCGGTTCGCTGGAGTTTGCCAAGCGCTTACTGAGCGATGCCAAAGTAGCCGTATCCCCCGGCATCGGCTTTGGTGAGTATGGCGACAACTATGTGCGCTTTGCGCTGATCGAAAACGAGCAACGTACCCGTCAGGCGGTACGCGGCATCAAAGAAATGTTCCGTAAGGACGGATTTGTTCAATGA
- a CDS encoding homoserine dehydrogenase, translating to MSPIKVGLLGLGVVGSGTWNVLKRNADEIARRAGRRIEVVAIAVRDLEKARALVGDEVTLTTDGMDVVRNPDIDIVVELVGGDTLAREWVMEAIAQGKHVVTANKALLAKHGNKIFAAAHERSVMVAFEAAVAGGIPIIKAIREGLTANRIQWLAGIINGTTNYILSEMRNRGVSFAEALADAQRLGYAEADPTFDIEGVDAAHKLSLLASLAFGIPVQFSKAHVEGITSLALEDLQHAQRLGYNIKLLGITRAREEGIELRVHPTLVPLQSMLANVQGAMNAVLVHGDAVGQTVYYGAGAGAMPTASAVVADLVDVTRLQTAEPEHRVPYLAFQHNAMSDTPILPMDEVVSSYYLRLRVDDRPGVLADVARILAQASISIGSMFQEPAGEQADIIFLTHEAREGAINGAISQIQNLPFVQSAVTRLRVENL from the coding sequence ATGAGTCCTATCAAAGTAGGTTTGCTGGGTTTGGGTGTGGTTGGCAGCGGCACCTGGAACGTATTGAAACGCAATGCAGATGAAATCGCTCGCCGCGCCGGTCGCCGTATTGAGGTGGTCGCTATTGCTGTGCGTGACCTGGAAAAGGCACGCGCGCTGGTTGGGGACGAAGTCACCCTGACCACAGACGGCATGGACGTGGTGCGTAACCCTGATATTGATATTGTGGTCGAGCTGGTGGGTGGCGACACCCTGGCACGCGAGTGGGTCATGGAAGCCATTGCCCAGGGCAAGCACGTGGTCACCGCCAACAAGGCACTGCTGGCCAAGCATGGCAACAAGATTTTTGCCGCTGCTCACGAGCGTAGCGTCATGGTGGCATTTGAAGCCGCTGTGGCCGGTGGTATTCCTATCATCAAGGCAATTCGCGAAGGCCTGACGGCCAACCGTATTCAGTGGCTGGCCGGCATTATCAACGGCACCACCAACTACATCCTGTCCGAAATGCGCAACCGTGGCGTCAGCTTTGCTGAAGCCCTGGCCGATGCCCAGCGACTGGGTTACGCCGAAGCCGATCCTACTTTCGATATTGAAGGTGTGGACGCTGCGCACAAGCTGAGCCTGCTGGCCTCCCTGGCCTTCGGTATTCCTGTGCAGTTCAGCAAGGCTCACGTGGAAGGCATTACCAGCCTGGCACTGGAAGACCTGCAACACGCACAACGTCTGGGCTACAACATCAAGCTGCTGGGTATTACCCGTGCTCGTGAAGAAGGTATTGAGCTGCGCGTACACCCCACACTGGTCCCGCTGCAAAGCATGCTGGCCAATGTGCAAGGTGCCATGAACGCGGTGCTGGTACATGGCGACGCCGTGGGCCAGACCGTGTACTACGGCGCCGGTGCCGGTGCCATGCCAACCGCCTCGGCGGTGGTGGCCGATCTGGTGGACGTGACTCGTTTGCAAACCGCAGAACCTGAACACCGCGTGCCTTATCTGGCTTTCCAGCACAACGCCATGTCCGATACCCCCATCCTGCCTATGGATGAAGTGGTGTCCTCGTACTACCTGCGCTTGCGTGTGGACGACCGTCCTGGTGTTCTGGCTGATGTGGCCCGCATTCTGGCTCAAGCCTCGATCTCGATCGGTTCCATGTTCCAGGAGCCGGCTGGCGAACAGGCCGATATCATCTTCCTGACGCACGAAGCGCGTGAAGGTGCCATCAATGGCGCGATCAGCCAGATTCAGAATCTGCCTTTTGTACAGTCTGCCGTGACCCGTTTGCGCGTGGAGAACCTGTAA